A single genomic interval of Daucus carota subsp. sativus chromosome 1, DH1 v3.0, whole genome shotgun sequence harbors:
- the LOC135152966 gene encoding uncharacterized protein LOC135152966, with protein sequence MAANEYQNPTQHLHQDKAAGILDFDATSAIASQLKALTMKVDSLANLGNQQPPSVCELYAGAHSSDDQCAISSESIANALINRPQGTLPSDTEANPGKKEINEQSDAEKTVVGTDKNEINEEASKESAEKSSPKADIGVKQVYPPPPFLKRLQKHKLDKRFAEFLEVFKKLQINVPFTEALEQMLSYAKFMKGILSRKLKLEELETVALTEECSAVLHQKLPPKLKDPGSFTIPCTIGKFSFDKCLCDLGASINLMPLSVFKKLGLPELKPTNMSLQLADRSITYPRGIVEDVLVKVDKLIFPADFVILDFEEDKQIPIILGRPFLATGQTLIDVQKGELTMGVQDQSVTFKVFNAMKFPTDEEECFKVEPLEAAENSEMEQKLRPGTLESVLTGDSDFKDEGLAALKNSQEHLNPYIEEAPKIELKLPPDLLSDVQFRRLSRRIYDMHDIHLRFAKDLT encoded by the exons atggctgcgaatgaatatcagaaccctactcagcATCTTCATCAGGACAAAGCAGCAGGGATtctggattttgatgctacttcagccatagcttctcagcttaaggctcttactatgaaggtggattctttggcaaatttgggaaatcagcagccaccttcagtttGCGAGCTTTATGCGGGTGCACATTCTTCTGAtgatcagtgtgctatatctaGTGAGTCc attgctaacgcgttgataaacagaccacaaggaactcttcctagtgataccgaggccaatccgggtaagAAAGAGATAAATGAACAG tctgatgctgaaaaaactgttgttggCACTGATAAGAATgaaatcaacgaggaagcaagcaaggaatcAGCCGAGAAGTCTAGTCCTAAAGCTGAtattggggtcaagcaagtatatccacctcccccttttctgaagagacttcagaagcataagctcgacaaacgATTCGCTgaatttctagaggttttcaagaaattacaaatcaacgtACCTTTTacggaggctctagaacaaatgttgagttatgctaaattcatgaaaggtattctatctcggaaactcaaacttgaggaattggagactgtagctttgaccgaggagtgcaGTGCGGTGTTGCATCAGAAATTGCccccgaagctgaaagatccgggaagtttcacaataCCATGCACTATTGGCAAGTTCTCTTTCGACAAGTGCTtgtgtgacttgggagctagtatcaatctgatgccattatctgtcttcaagaaacttggtctaccggagctgaaacctacaaacatgtccttacaactggctgatcggtccatcacatACCCGAGAGGTATAGTGGAAGATGTCTTGGTTAAAGTGGATAAGCTtatcttccctgctgattttgtcatccTAGACTTCGAGGAGGATAAGCagattcccattatcttgggGAGGCCAttcttagctacaggccaaactttgatcgatgtgcaaaaaggagagcttacaatgggagttcaagatcagagtgtcacttttaaggtgttcaacgcaatgaaatttccaaccgacgaggaagaatgctttaaggtggagccaCTAGAAGCTGCTGAAAATTCTGAGATGGAGCAAAAGTTGAGGCCAGGTACTTTAGAGAGTGTATTAACAGGGGATTCTGATTTCAAAGATGAAGGATTAGCAGCGCTTAAAAATTCTCAAGAGCATCTTAACCCATATATTGAAGAAGCTCCCAAAATCGAGCTCAAACTACCACCGGATCTCTTAAGTGATGTGCAGTTTAGAAGGTTGTCACGACGCATATatgacatgcatgacattcacctccgttttgcaaaggatttgacttag